DNA from Candidatus Hydrogenedentota bacterium:
ACAACATTGCCGAACCAACCGGCCAGAAAAATGGCTGGTGAGATATCCGGGATAAAGGCGTTCCCCGTCCGTGACGGGGGTTTCGGAGGCGTAACTGTTCTTGATGTGGATGGGCCAGGCGGGCACACCCTCGTGGACCTGGCGCTCCCAGAAGACGGCTCCGCTTTCAAGGTCGAGGCAGAAAACCTTCCACTGGTGGGCCGATTCCGAGGGCTCGGCCCGTTCCCCGCCGAAATACAACCCTTTCTTGGGCTCCTCGGTCTCGCCCATGCTGACCACCGTGGTCAGAAAGACCCGGTTCCCCCAGACAACCGGCGAAGACCATCCCCGTCCCGGAATGTCCGTCTTCCACGCGACATTTTCCGTGTCGGACCATTTGTCCGGAAC
Protein-coding regions in this window:
- a CDS encoding PQQ-binding-like beta-propeller repeat protein — translated: MKQSLPAVLVLLAVLMQVFSVHAPAAPDNWPQFRGADASGVVADCAVPDKWSDTENVAWKTDIPGRGWSSPVVWGNRVFLTTVVSMGETEEPKKGLYFGGERAEPSESAHQWKVFCLDLESGAVFWERQVHEGVPAWPIHIKNSYASETPVTDGERLYPGYLTSHFSGRLVRQCC